In Strigops habroptila isolate Jane chromosome 4, bStrHab1.2.pri, whole genome shotgun sequence, a single genomic region encodes these proteins:
- the CFL2 gene encoding cofilin-2 isoform X2 produces the protein MKVRKSSTPEEIKKRKKAVLFCLSDDKKQIIVEEAKQILVGDIGDTVEDPYTAFVKLLPLNDCRYALYDATYETKESKKEDLVFIFWAPESAPLKSKMIYASSKDAIKKKFTGIKHEWQVNGLDDIKDRSTLGEKLGGNVVVSLEGKPL, from the exons ATGAAAGTAAGGAAATCTTCAACCccagaagagattaaaaaaagaaagaaagccGTTCTCTTCTGCTTAAGTGAtgacaaaaaacaaataattgtAGAGGAGGCAAAGCAGATATTGGTTGGTGACATTGGAGATACGGTGGAGGACCCCTATACAGCCTTTGTGAAGTTACTACCTTTGAATGATTGCCGATATGCTTTGTATGATGCCACATACGAGACAAAGGAATCTAAGAAAGAAGACCTGGTATTTATATTCTG gGCTCCTGAAAGCGCGCCTTTAAAAAGCAAGATGATCTACGCAAGCTCTAAAGatgccattaaaaagaaatttacag GTATTAAACATGAGTGGCAAGTAAATGGTTTGGATGATATTAAGGACCGTTCAACACTTGGAGAGAAATTGGGAGGCAACGTGGTAGTTTCACTTGAAGGAAAACCCTTAtaa
- the CFL2 gene encoding cofilin-2 isoform X1, whose protein sequence is MASGVTVNDEVIKVFNDMKVRKSSTPEEIKKRKKAVLFCLSDDKKQIIVEEAKQILVGDIGDTVEDPYTAFVKLLPLNDCRYALYDATYETKESKKEDLVFIFWAPESAPLKSKMIYASSKDAIKKKFTGIKHEWQVNGLDDIKDRSTLGEKLGGNVVVSLEGKPL, encoded by the exons ATG GCTTCTGGAGTAACAGTGAACGATGAAGTCATAAAGGTTTTTAATGACATGAAAGTAAGGAAATCTTCAACCccagaagagattaaaaaaagaaagaaagccGTTCTCTTCTGCTTAAGTGAtgacaaaaaacaaataattgtAGAGGAGGCAAAGCAGATATTGGTTGGTGACATTGGAGATACGGTGGAGGACCCCTATACAGCCTTTGTGAAGTTACTACCTTTGAATGATTGCCGATATGCTTTGTATGATGCCACATACGAGACAAAGGAATCTAAGAAAGAAGACCTGGTATTTATATTCTG gGCTCCTGAAAGCGCGCCTTTAAAAAGCAAGATGATCTACGCAAGCTCTAAAGatgccattaaaaagaaatttacag GTATTAAACATGAGTGGCAAGTAAATGGTTTGGATGATATTAAGGACCGTTCAACACTTGGAGAGAAATTGGGAGGCAACGTGGTAGTTTCACTTGAAGGAAAACCCTTAtaa